One genomic segment of Pseudonocardia sp. T1-2H includes these proteins:
- a CDS encoding MlaE family ABC transporter permease, protein MATPLSVRARRALRGPVDQLEQLGDQLSLYARAIAWTPRTLRRYPKEIARLLAEVSFGSGSLIVILGTAGVMASLSLFVGSLVGLQGFRALDSLGVEALTGFITAYFNTRDIAPLVAASALTATLGAGFTAQLGAMRISEEIDALEVMAVPSVPFLVTTRVIAGILAVIPMYTIGLLSSFAASRLNVTFLNGLPGGTYDHYFDLFLPVSDILYSYLKVIVFATVVILIHCHYGYSAKGGPAGVGVAVGRAVRLSIVSTAILDFFLTLVIYGTETSVRVAG, encoded by the coding sequence GTGGCCACCCCGCTCTCCGTCCGGGCCCGCCGCGCCCTCCGCGGCCCCGTCGACCAGCTCGAACAGCTGGGGGACCAGCTCTCGCTCTACGCGCGGGCGATCGCCTGGACCCCGCGCACGCTGCGCCGCTACCCCAAGGAGATCGCCCGGCTGCTGGCCGAGGTCAGCTTCGGCTCCGGCTCGCTGATCGTCATCCTCGGTACCGCGGGCGTCATGGCGTCGCTGTCGCTGTTCGTCGGCTCGCTCGTCGGGCTGCAGGGCTTCCGGGCCCTGGACTCACTCGGCGTCGAGGCCCTCACCGGCTTCATCACCGCCTACTTCAACACCCGCGACATCGCCCCGCTGGTCGCGGCGTCGGCGCTCACCGCGACGCTCGGCGCCGGCTTCACCGCGCAGCTCGGCGCCATGCGGATCTCCGAGGAGATCGACGCGCTCGAGGTCATGGCGGTGCCCAGCGTGCCGTTCCTGGTGACCACCCGGGTGATCGCCGGAATCCTCGCGGTGATCCCGATGTACACGATCGGCCTGCTGTCGAGCTTCGCGGCGTCCAGGCTCAACGTGACCTTCCTGAACGGGCTGCCGGGTGGCACCTACGACCACTACTTCGACCTGTTCCTGCCGGTCAGCGACATCCTCTACTCCTATCTCAAGGTCATCGTCTTCGCGACGGTGGTCATCCTGATCCACTGCCACTACGGCTACTCGGCCAAGGGCGGCCCGGCGGGCGTCGGCGTGGCCGTGGGCCGCGCGGTCCGGCTGTCGATCGTGAGCACGGCGATCCTGGACTTCTTCCTGACCCTGGTGATCTACGGGACCGAGACCTCGGTGCGGGTGGCGGGATGA
- a CDS encoding oxygenase MpaB family protein, which yields MGLLPDRAGRFDRRAEIERLDPEADFHEIYRLTTMYEFPWDMNQSLGFALFRTYAVPSIGRLLAETGEFTERVQKRYDDTGLILEAVLEHGFAHETGRAAIRRMNQMHRSYPITNDDLRYVLCTFVVVPLRWMEEFGWRPFTETEKVASANYYRELGKHMGIKDIPATWQEFGAALDEYENVHFGFDAGGRAVADSTLDLMCTFPPNDKAPKALINAFSRALMDPPLRRALHYDAPPAAFEKASRFAMRLRAKVVRHMPVRTEPQLVRDLPQVRSYPQGHEVDRLGTFPAGCPVPHAARGLEAVPEAAG from the coding sequence GTGGGACTCCTGCCCGACCGCGCCGGTCGCTTCGACCGGCGCGCGGAGATCGAGCGTCTGGACCCGGAAGCCGACTTCCACGAGATCTACCGGCTGACCACGATGTACGAGTTCCCCTGGGACATGAACCAGTCCCTCGGGTTCGCACTGTTCCGCACCTACGCGGTGCCGAGCATCGGGCGGCTGCTCGCGGAGACCGGCGAGTTCACCGAGCGGGTGCAGAAGCGCTACGACGACACCGGGCTGATCCTCGAGGCGGTGCTGGAGCACGGCTTCGCGCACGAGACCGGACGCGCGGCGATCCGCCGGATGAACCAGATGCACCGCAGCTACCCGATCACGAACGACGACCTGCGGTACGTGCTGTGCACGTTCGTCGTCGTCCCGCTGCGGTGGATGGAGGAGTTCGGCTGGCGCCCGTTCACCGAGACCGAGAAGGTCGCGAGCGCGAACTACTACCGCGAGCTCGGTAAGCACATGGGCATCAAGGACATCCCGGCGACGTGGCAGGAGTTCGGCGCCGCGCTCGACGAGTACGAGAACGTGCACTTCGGGTTCGACGCCGGCGGCCGCGCCGTCGCGGACTCCACACTGGATCTGATGTGCACGTTCCCGCCCAACGACAAGGCGCCGAAGGCCCTGATCAACGCGTTCTCCCGGGCGCTGATGGACCCGCCGCTGCGCCGGGCCCTGCACTACGACGCGCCCCCGGCGGCGTTCGAGAAGGCGTCCCGGTTCGCGATGCGGCTGCGCGCGAAGGTCGTCCGGCACATGCCGGTGCGAACGGAGCCGCAGCTCGTCCGGGATCTGCCCCAGGTCCGCAGCTACCCGCAGGGCCACGAGGTGGACCGGCTGGGCACCTTCCCGGCCGGCTGCCCGGTGCCGCACGCGGCCCGGGGGCTCGAGGCGGTTCCGGAGGCCGCCGGCTGA
- a CDS encoding MlaE family ABC transporter permease, which translates to MFGLMVDIIRQTFKPPFQLREYIEQTWFVCKVSALPTALFTIPFGATIALLLSELTRQFGAQSQTGAGSVLAIVQQAAPIVTALLISGAGGSAVCADLGARTIREEIAAMEVLGISPIQRLVVPRVLAMATTAVVLNGLATVVGVGGGYFFNVIVQGGTPGAYIASFSAIAQVSDIVVSELKAVLFGFTAGVVAAYRGLNPPPGAKGVGDAVNQSVVISFVLVFMINLVLTALYLQIVPPKGI; encoded by the coding sequence ATGTTCGGGCTGATGGTCGACATCATCCGGCAGACCTTCAAGCCGCCGTTCCAGCTGCGCGAGTACATCGAGCAGACCTGGTTCGTCTGCAAGGTCTCCGCGCTGCCGACCGCGCTGTTCACCATCCCCTTCGGCGCGACGATCGCGCTGCTGCTCAGCGAGCTCACCCGCCAGTTCGGCGCGCAGAGCCAGACCGGCGCGGGCAGCGTGCTCGCGATCGTGCAGCAGGCCGCGCCCATCGTCACCGCGCTGCTGATCTCCGGCGCCGGTGGTTCGGCCGTGTGCGCGGACCTGGGTGCCCGCACCATCCGCGAGGAGATCGCGGCCATGGAGGTGCTGGGCATCTCGCCGATCCAGCGGCTGGTGGTGCCCCGCGTGCTGGCCATGGCGACGACGGCGGTGGTGCTCAACGGGCTGGCCACGGTCGTCGGAGTCGGGGGCGGCTACTTCTTCAACGTGATCGTCCAGGGCGGTACTCCCGGTGCCTACATCGCGAGCTTCTCCGCGATCGCCCAGGTGTCCGACATCGTCGTCAGCGAGCTGAAGGCCGTGCTGTTCGGCTTCACCGCCGGGGTCGTGGCCGCCTACCGGGGGCTCAACCCGCCGCCCGGCGCCAAGGGCGTCGGGGACGCGGTGAACCAGTCCGTCGTCATCTCGTTCGTCCTGGTCTTCATGATCAACCTGGTGCTGACGGCCCTGTACCTCCAGATCGTCCCGCCGAAGGGGATCTGA
- a CDS encoding MCE family protein, with protein MSEALDVAAQNLDGNGQALNDTIRNLGGLSGTLAGSSDDLFGTVTELQKFTETIAQNDAQVREFNGRVSDVTGFLAGERENLGGALRDLGVALGDVSAFVRDNRDTLRSNVDRLTDVTQVLVDQQRSLAEILDVAPVGLGNLANSYNGSSGTLDTRANINELSYPPILTLCTQLKRATPEQLAPFRSVADTCSGLAPVLDGAVPLPSAAQVLSSLTQGQAPPVPGLALPTVPAPGTTPTPGPVPQNATTAPAAPAPTTTPPAPADDGGGFFSRLFGGGS; from the coding sequence GTGTCGGAGGCCCTGGACGTCGCGGCGCAGAACCTGGACGGCAACGGCCAGGCGCTCAACGACACCATCCGGAACCTCGGTGGCCTCTCCGGCACCCTCGCCGGCTCCAGCGACGACCTCTTCGGCACCGTCACCGAGCTGCAGAAGTTCACCGAGACCATCGCGCAGAACGACGCGCAGGTCCGCGAGTTCAACGGCCGGGTCTCCGACGTCACCGGGTTCCTCGCGGGGGAGCGGGAGAACCTGGGCGGCGCGCTGCGGGACCTCGGCGTCGCGCTCGGCGACGTCTCCGCCTTCGTCCGGGACAACCGCGACACCCTGCGCTCGAACGTGGACCGGCTGACCGACGTGACCCAGGTGCTCGTGGACCAGCAGCGCTCGCTGGCCGAGATCCTGGACGTCGCGCCGGTGGGTCTCGGCAACCTCGCCAACAGCTACAACGGCTCGTCCGGGACGCTGGACACCCGGGCGAACATCAACGAGCTGTCCTACCCGCCGATCCTCACCCTCTGCACCCAGCTGAAGCGGGCGACGCCCGAGCAGCTGGCCCCGTTCCGGTCCGTCGCGGACACCTGTTCCGGGTTGGCCCCGGTGCTCGACGGCGCGGTGCCGCTCCCCAGTGCCGCGCAGGTCCTGAGCTCGCTGACCCAAGGACAGGCACCCCCGGTGCCGGGCCTGGCGCTGCCGACCGTCCCCGCCCCGGGGACGACGCCGACGCCCGGCCCGGTGCCGCAGAACGCCACCACCGCGCCGGCCGCTCCCGCGCCGACCACCACGCCGCCGGCCCCGGCCGACGACGGTGGCGGCTTCTTCTCCCGGCTCTTCGGAGGTGGCTCGTGA
- a CDS encoding NDMA-dependent alcohol dehydrogenase produces MKTTAAVLWEPGGKWEVEDVELDPPGPGEVLVELAASGLCHSDEHLVTGDLPAALPMVGGHEGAGRVIEVGPGVTEVAVGDPVVMTFLPSCGRCSYCVRGYTSLCDDGAGATLGPQLDGTYRFHARGEDIGQMCLLGTFAKHTVAPVKSVVKIDEGFPLDLAALVGCGVTTGFGSAVRTADLRAGDTAVVIGIGGIGANAVQGAKAAGCRHVVAVDPVEFKRDKALELGATHAAASIDEAWGIVSELTRGQLAEAAILTTGIAEGDDLQPALQLVGKKGRVVVTALGKAEQEVASLSLLELTLYEKQIRGALFGSSNGQHDVPRLLEMHNLGMLKLRELITREYTLEQVNEGYEDMRAGRNIRGLIRF; encoded by the coding sequence ATGAAGACCACGGCAGCGGTGCTCTGGGAACCCGGCGGCAAGTGGGAGGTCGAGGACGTCGAGCTCGATCCGCCCGGTCCCGGCGAGGTACTGGTGGAGCTCGCGGCGAGCGGCCTCTGCCACTCCGACGAACACCTGGTCACCGGCGACCTGCCGGCGGCGTTGCCCATGGTGGGCGGGCACGAGGGTGCGGGCCGGGTGATCGAGGTCGGGCCCGGGGTCACCGAGGTCGCGGTCGGCGACCCGGTCGTCATGACCTTCCTGCCCAGCTGCGGGCGATGCTCCTACTGCGTGCGGGGCTACACCAGCCTCTGTGACGACGGCGCCGGCGCCACGCTCGGCCCGCAGCTCGACGGCACCTACCGTTTCCACGCCCGCGGTGAGGACATCGGTCAGATGTGCCTGCTCGGGACCTTCGCCAAGCACACCGTCGCCCCCGTGAAGTCCGTCGTGAAGATCGACGAGGGCTTCCCGCTCGATCTCGCCGCGCTCGTCGGCTGCGGCGTCACCACCGGCTTCGGCTCGGCCGTGCGGACCGCGGACCTGCGTGCGGGGGACACCGCCGTCGTCATCGGGATCGGTGGGATCGGGGCCAACGCCGTGCAGGGCGCGAAGGCCGCGGGCTGTCGCCACGTGGTCGCCGTCGACCCGGTCGAGTTCAAGCGGGACAAGGCGCTTGAGCTGGGTGCCACGCACGCCGCCGCGAGCATCGACGAGGCCTGGGGCATCGTCAGCGAGCTCACCCGCGGCCAGCTGGCGGAGGCCGCGATCCTGACCACCGGCATCGCCGAGGGCGACGACCTGCAGCCGGCGCTGCAGCTCGTCGGGAAGAAGGGGCGGGTCGTGGTGACCGCGCTCGGCAAGGCGGAGCAGGAGGTCGCCTCGCTGTCCCTGCTGGAGCTGACGCTCTACGAGAAGCAGATCCGCGGCGCCCTGTTCGGCAGCTCCAACGGCCAGCACGACGTCCCGCGGCTGCTGGAGATGCACAACCTCGGCATGCTCAAGCTCCGCGAGCTGATCACCCGGGAGTACACGCTCGAGCAGGTCAACGAGGGCTACGAGGACATGCGGGCGGGCCGCAACATCCGCGGCCTCATCCGTTTCTGA
- a CDS encoding MCE family protein: MSRLPIGPLVKFGVFALVTMLATTVLGLTIANSQGGDKTTYSARFTDVNGLLTGDEVRIAGVVVGAVDKIQIVDRRLAQVDFSVDSSLRVPASAIAAVLYKNLIGQRFLSLGQGAGATGATLAAGDTIPVEHTKPPLNLTTLFNGFKPLFTALDPQQVNQLSMQIVQTLQGEGGTVQSLLASTASLTSTIADKDQVIGQVIDNLNGVLGTLDAHDQQLDDLIVSLQQLVSGLSQDRQPIGDAIASIGELTDVTAGFLADARPPLKDDIAALGALSSNLDAAKPTLEHFLEFSPYKLNKISRAASYGSWFQFYLCGLSGSIGVGDLVPAQELPLWQSDAPRCGTDPDGVDGQPSPLLPAPPPALEQLVSGRNPLQPPAGAPALPLFGDLGTGGN; encoded by the coding sequence ATGAGCCGTCTCCCGATCGGACCGCTCGTCAAGTTCGGCGTGTTCGCGCTGGTCACGATGCTGGCCACCACGGTGCTGGGGCTGACCATCGCGAACAGCCAGGGCGGCGACAAGACCACCTACAGCGCCCGCTTCACCGACGTCAACGGCCTGCTGACCGGCGACGAGGTCCGGATCGCCGGCGTCGTCGTCGGAGCCGTGGACAAGATCCAGATCGTCGACCGGCGCCTGGCCCAGGTGGACTTCAGTGTCGACTCGAGCCTGCGGGTGCCGGCCTCGGCCATCGCCGCGGTGCTCTACAAGAACCTCATCGGGCAGCGCTTCCTCTCCCTCGGCCAGGGCGCCGGTGCCACCGGGGCGACGCTCGCCGCGGGGGACACCATCCCCGTCGAGCACACGAAGCCCCCGCTGAACCTGACCACCCTGTTCAACGGGTTCAAGCCGCTGTTCACGGCGCTGGACCCGCAGCAGGTCAACCAGCTCTCGATGCAGATCGTGCAGACGCTGCAGGGAGAGGGCGGCACGGTGCAGAGCCTGCTCGCCAGCACCGCCTCGCTCACCAGCACGATCGCGGACAAGGACCAGGTCATCGGCCAGGTGATCGACAACCTCAACGGCGTGCTCGGCACCCTCGACGCGCACGACCAGCAGCTCGACGACCTCATCGTCTCCCTGCAGCAGCTCGTGTCCGGGCTGTCGCAGGACCGGCAGCCCATCGGGGACGCGATCGCGTCCATCGGCGAGCTCACCGACGTCACCGCCGGGTTCCTCGCGGACGCCCGGCCGCCGCTCAAGGACGACATCGCCGCCCTCGGGGCGCTCTCGTCGAACCTGGACGCGGCGAAGCCGACGCTCGAGCACTTCCTGGAGTTCTCGCCGTACAAGCTGAACAAGATCTCCCGGGCGGCGAGCTACGGCAGCTGGTTCCAGTTCTACCTCTGCGGGCTCTCCGGCTCGATCGGCGTGGGGGACCTGGTTCCCGCGCAGGAGCTGCCGCTCTGGCAGTCGGACGCACCGCGCTGCGGGACGGACCCGGACGGCGTCGACGGGCAGCCGTCCCCGCTGCTGCCGGCGCCCCCGCCGGCCCTCGAGCAGCTCGTCTCGGGCCGGAACCCGTTGCAGCCGCCCGCGGGGGCTCCCGCCCTGCCGCTCTTCGGCGACCTCGGAACGGGAGGCAACTGA
- a CDS encoding ABC transporter ATP-binding protein, translating to MTGVEVKVEGLTKSFGRANIWSDVTLTLPPGEVSVLLGPSGTGKSVFLKSLIGLLKPEKGSIVIHDTDLVRCSESKLYELRKLFGVLFQDGALFGSMNLFDNIAFPLREHTKKSEAQIRDVVMEKMDLVGLKGDENKLPGEISGGMRKRAGLARALVLDPEIILFDEPDSGLDPVRTAYLNQLIIDLNAQTDSTFLIVTHDINTAQTVPDNIGMLYRKQLAMFGPREVLLTSDDPVVAQFLNGRRQGPIGMSEEKDTAQAAREMAEVTELEGLPPLKPQLEAAAGLPDRKAVHRRRERVMRMLPTLPPAAQAAIRESYSGEQQVGTTLTREQVTGASPYGQPAASPHSGFAGDGAPTETFPDPTTCSSHPPAGTTAAELPRGLPP from the coding sequence GTGACCGGTGTCGAGGTGAAGGTCGAAGGGCTGACGAAGTCCTTCGGTCGGGCCAACATCTGGTCGGATGTCACCCTGACGCTCCCTCCGGGCGAGGTCAGCGTGTTGCTGGGCCCGTCGGGTACCGGGAAGTCGGTGTTCCTCAAGTCGCTGATCGGGCTGCTGAAGCCGGAGAAGGGCTCGATCGTCATCCACGACACCGACCTGGTTCGGTGCAGCGAGTCCAAGCTCTACGAGCTGCGCAAGCTGTTCGGGGTGTTGTTCCAGGACGGCGCGCTGTTCGGGTCGATGAACCTGTTCGACAACATCGCGTTCCCGCTGCGCGAGCACACGAAGAAGTCCGAGGCGCAGATCCGCGACGTGGTGATGGAGAAGATGGACCTCGTCGGCCTCAAGGGCGACGAGAACAAGCTCCCCGGCGAGATCTCCGGCGGGATGCGCAAGCGGGCCGGGCTGGCGCGGGCGCTGGTGCTGGACCCGGAGATCATCCTGTTCGACGAGCCGGACTCGGGTCTGGACCCGGTGCGCACGGCGTACCTGAACCAGCTGATCATCGACCTGAACGCGCAGACGGACTCGACGTTCCTGATCGTCACCCACGACATCAACACCGCGCAGACCGTCCCGGACAACATCGGGATGCTCTACCGCAAGCAGTTGGCCATGTTCGGGCCGCGCGAGGTGTTGCTGACCAGTGACGACCCGGTGGTGGCGCAGTTCCTCAACGGTCGCCGGCAGGGCCCGATCGGGATGTCGGAGGAGAAGGACACCGCGCAGGCGGCGCGGGAGATGGCCGAGGTCACCGAGCTGGAGGGGCTGCCGCCGCTCAAGCCGCAGCTCGAGGCGGCGGCCGGGCTCCCGGACCGCAAGGCGGTGCACCGCCGCCGCGAGCGGGTGATGCGGATGCTCCCCACGCTCCCGCCCGCCGCCCAGGCCGCCATCCGGGAGTCCTATTCCGGCGAGCAGCAGGTCGGCACGACCCTCACCCGCGAACAGGTCACCGGCGCCTCCCCGTACGGCCAGCCGGCGGCCTCCCCGCACTCCGGCTTCGCCGGCGACGGCGCCCCCACCGAGACCTTCCCCGACCCGACAACCTGTTCGAGCCACCCTCCGGCCGGCACCACAGCCGCTGAGCTTCCCCGAGGACTACCGCCGTGA
- a CDS encoding MCE family protein has translation MALPGARRPVPLAITGILVILVAVLVAFNGTALFGGGDTYKAYFGEAAGLQADDRVTVAGVEVGRVRSVELDGDQVLVTFHVDDAWVGDRSGVSIQIATLLGSKYLALDPQGEAEQDPDTTIPRTRTVSPFDVVEAFNGLSGTVDQLDTGQLAESLRTLADTFRDTPGEVRGTLDGLSRLSTTISSRDAQIKQLLAGSRNLSTILANRRGEFDKLLSDGNLLLGELQQRKDAIDRLLTGTRSLSAQLSGLVADNSEQLRPTLETLDRVTAVLQSNQDNLAATLRNEAVFLRLFTNATGNGRWFDNYICGLLPTPSIGPLNPGGC, from the coding sequence ATGGCCCTCCCCGGAGCCCGCCGCCCGGTCCCGCTCGCGATCACCGGGATCCTGGTGATCCTCGTGGCCGTGCTCGTGGCGTTCAACGGAACCGCGCTCTTCGGCGGCGGCGACACGTACAAGGCCTACTTCGGCGAGGCCGCCGGACTGCAGGCGGACGACCGCGTGACGGTCGCCGGTGTCGAGGTCGGCCGCGTGCGCAGCGTGGAGCTCGACGGCGACCAGGTGCTCGTCACGTTCCACGTCGACGACGCCTGGGTCGGCGACCGCAGCGGCGTCTCGATCCAGATCGCGACCCTGCTCGGGAGCAAGTACCTGGCGCTGGACCCGCAGGGCGAGGCGGAGCAGGACCCGGACACGACCATCCCGCGGACCCGCACGGTCTCGCCGTTCGACGTCGTCGAGGCGTTCAACGGCCTGTCCGGCACCGTCGACCAGCTGGACACCGGCCAGCTCGCGGAGAGCCTGCGGACCCTCGCGGACACCTTCCGGGACACCCCCGGGGAGGTGCGCGGCACGCTCGACGGCCTCTCCCGGCTCTCCACGACGATCTCCAGCCGGGACGCGCAGATCAAGCAGCTGCTCGCCGGTTCCCGCAACCTCTCGACGATCCTCGCCAACCGCCGGGGGGAGTTCGACAAGCTGCTCTCCGACGGCAACCTGCTGCTCGGCGAGCTGCAGCAGCGCAAGGACGCGATCGACCGGCTGCTGACCGGCACCCGGTCGCTCTCGGCACAGCTCTCCGGGCTGGTCGCGGACAACAGCGAGCAGCTGCGGCCCACGCTGGAGACCCTGGACCGCGTCACCGCGGTGCTGCAGAGCAACCAGGACAACCTCGCGGCGACGCTGCGGAACGAGGCCGTCTTCCTGCGGCTGTTCACCAACGCCACGGGCAACGGCCGCTGGTTCGACAACTACATCTGCGGCCTGCTCCCGACCCCGAGCATCGGCCCGCTCAACCCGGGGGGCTGCTGA
- the rplJ gene encoding 50S ribosomal protein L10, whose translation MVRPDKVEAVDEIANRFRGATASVVTEYRGLSVAQLGQLRRALGENANFRVAKNTLVKRAAADAGVDGLDALLTGPTAIAFVTGEPVDAAKAIKDFAKANQGLVIKGGYMDGRALTTSEIEKLADLESREVLLARMAGAMKGSLSKAAGLFAAPASQVARLAQALADKKAAEGGETAPAADAPADADAPAES comes from the coding sequence ATGGTTCGACCCGACAAGGTCGAGGCGGTCGACGAGATCGCCAACCGCTTCCGGGGCGCGACCGCATCGGTGGTCACCGAGTACCGCGGCCTCAGCGTGGCCCAGCTGGGTCAGCTGCGCCGGGCGCTCGGCGAGAACGCGAACTTCCGCGTCGCCAAGAACACGCTGGTCAAGCGTGCGGCGGCCGATGCGGGCGTCGACGGTCTGGACGCGCTCCTGACCGGCCCCACGGCCATCGCGTTCGTCACCGGTGAGCCGGTCGACGCCGCGAAGGCGATCAAGGACTTCGCCAAGGCCAACCAGGGTCTGGTGATCAAGGGCGGCTACATGGACGGTCGCGCCCTGACCACCAGCGAGATCGAGAAGCTCGCCGATCTCGAGTCCCGCGAGGTGCTGCTGGCGAGGATGGCCGGCGCCATGAAGGGCAGCCTGTCGAAGGCCGCCGGTCTGTTCGCCGCTCCGGCGTCGCAGGTCGCGCGTCTCGCGCAGGCGCTCGCGGACAAGAAGGCCGCCGAGGGTGGCGAGACGGCTCCGGCCGCCGACGCCCCCGCGGACGCCGACGCGCCCGCCGAGAGCTGA
- a CDS encoding MCE family protein — MTSTKKVVQGLAFLAVIALLIGLSIAKYVGAFQSGVPVTLKVDRVGNQLAERADVKIRGLIVGKVEEVSTEGAGATVSMSLDPDLIGQIPADVSARLLPKTLFGEKFVSLVPPVQAGAARLSAGDVIGEDRSQSAMEVERVLDDLLPLLQAVKPQDLSTTLGSLSQALAGRGEELGDTLVRLNTLTAGLNPSLPDLQEDITQLADFSQNLSDAAPDLLNALDDLTTTSRTIVEQRDELRDLYRSVTGASDDLRAFLDANGENLIQLSASSRPTLETLARYAPEFPCFFQQMNRLIPNVDQVFGKGTDQPGIHITLEIVANNGKYVPNQDEPEFSDDRGPRCYPIVDPGPQYPPDGPFRDGSVPPPAPVGTPRGDPEAFGADTFGTYDGTNSWGLIRGGGPRENEPTSGATPAAWRGVDMGVPNSPGEQQMVAELVSAQNGGSPQDVPQWGSVLVGPLYRGAEVTLT, encoded by the coding sequence ATGACGTCCACGAAGAAGGTCGTCCAGGGCCTCGCGTTCCTGGCCGTCATCGCGCTGCTGATCGGGCTCTCGATCGCGAAGTACGTCGGGGCGTTCCAGTCCGGCGTGCCCGTCACGCTCAAGGTCGACCGGGTCGGCAACCAGCTCGCCGAGCGGGCGGACGTCAAGATCCGCGGGCTGATCGTCGGCAAGGTGGAGGAGGTCAGCACGGAGGGCGCCGGCGCCACCGTGTCGATGAGCCTGGACCCGGACCTCATCGGACAGATCCCGGCGGACGTCTCGGCGCGGCTGCTGCCGAAGACGCTGTTCGGCGAGAAGTTCGTGTCGCTGGTCCCGCCCGTGCAGGCGGGCGCGGCCCGGCTCAGCGCCGGGGACGTCATCGGAGAGGACCGCAGCCAGAGCGCGATGGAGGTCGAGCGGGTCCTCGACGACCTGCTCCCGCTGCTGCAGGCGGTCAAGCCGCAGGACCTGTCGACGACGCTGGGCTCGCTCTCCCAGGCGCTCGCCGGCCGCGGCGAGGAGCTGGGGGACACCCTGGTCCGGCTGAACACGCTGACCGCGGGCCTGAACCCGTCCCTCCCGGACCTGCAGGAGGACATCACCCAACTCGCGGACTTCTCGCAGAACCTCTCCGACGCCGCGCCGGACCTGCTGAACGCCCTCGACGACCTCACGACCACGAGCCGGACGATCGTCGAGCAGCGGGACGAGCTGCGCGACCTCTACCGCTCCGTCACCGGCGCGTCGGACGACCTGCGGGCCTTCCTCGACGCGAACGGCGAGAACCTGATCCAGCTCTCCGCCAGCAGCCGGCCGACGCTGGAGACCCTGGCCCGCTACGCGCCGGAGTTCCCCTGCTTCTTCCAGCAGATGAACAGGCTCATCCCGAACGTCGACCAGGTGTTCGGCAAGGGCACGGACCAGCCCGGCATCCACATCACGCTGGAGATCGTCGCCAACAACGGCAAGTACGTCCCGAACCAGGACGAGCCCGAGTTCTCCGACGACCGTGGCCCGCGCTGCTACCCGATCGTCGACCCGGGGCCGCAGTACCCGCCGGACGGCCCGTTCCGGGACGGCTCGGTCCCGCCGCCCGCGCCGGTGGGCACCCCGCGCGGCGACCCCGAGGCGTTCGGTGCGGACACCTTCGGCACCTACGACGGCACGAACTCGTGGGGCCTGATCCGCGGCGGTGGCCCGCGCGAGAACGAGCCGACGTCGGGTGCGACCCCGGCCGCGTGGCGGGGCGTCGACATGGGCGTCCCGAACTCGCCCGGTGAGCAGCAGATGGTCGCCGAGCTCGTGTCGGCGCAGAACGGCGGCTCGCCGCAGGACGTCCCGCAGTGGGGCAGCGTCCTCGTCGGCCCGCTCTACCGGGGTGCGGAGGTGACCCTGACATGA